In Pyrodictium occultum, the genomic window AGTATTTTCAAATATTTAACATATACTATGAAATATATCACAACCCTTCTACCCCTATCCATGCAGGAGATTAGTGTGGTTGCAACTGCTATGGTGAATAATATTGCAGCCTACACTCTCGCCGCAAACTTGCTGGATAGGGGATTAATTAGTGTGAGAGACTTATTAGCCTCCCTACTCCTCGGATCAGTCTTTGCTAATGTGAATTATCTTAGATGGCTGATCCCATACTATACGAGCTTATATGGTGTTAGGGATGGTTTGAGGATTATGGCTATATCAATGATTATTCGAAACACTATTGCGCTCGGATTCTTCTACCTCTTAAAAACCAATATGTTCCCGCTCCCCATGTTTATGGGGTGCTGTTCTTGATAGGTATGTTTCTAAAAATCTATTTAACCTCGATCATCTCAGTACTCCTCGGATTCATGTTGGCAGGAGTTTTGAGCAGGACAGGCCTGATCAATTTTATTGGAGCTAAAACTTCTAAGATTACAAGACTAGGTATTCATCCATCCCCCACACCGGTTCCAGCCCTATACATTGTGAGTCCGAGAATAGCTCATGCAAATGCTTCGGCAATGCTGCGTGAGGGTTTGGTTGAACCAGTGGATCTATACATAGCTATTCTAGCATCAAATGTGTCGTTAAGGATTATGTATACAGGGCTGGATGCCCTGTAAGAGGTGTAGCCAGCCCCTACCGGTGGTGGAGAGGTGTAGAGCCGGCTATGCAGGGCCAGCAGAAGCCGAGCATCGACGAGATAGATATGAAGCTCCTCCGCCTCCTCCGCGACAACGCCCGCATGTCCTACGTGAGGCTGGCCCAGGAGCTGGGGCTGAGCGAGTCGGCTGTAAGGAAGAGGATAACAAAGCTCATCAAGACTGGTGTGATAAAGAAGTTCACCATAGTCTACGATACCGGGAGCGAGATAAGAGCGTTCATACTTGTGAGAACCCAGCCCCCGGTGTCGGTGCCGGAGGTGTCCAAGAAGATACTCTCGCTCGACCTCGTGGAGGCCGTGTACGAGGTGACCGGGGACTACGATATACTGGTGATGGTGCGCGGCGAGAAGATAGATGACGTAAACAAGTGTATAGACTATATAAGGTCGATACCTGGAGTCTCTGGCACAAACTCCATGATAGTCCTACGCCAATGGGTGTAGGGAGAGCAGGCGGCGGGAAGCAGGGGCCCCGGCATAATAAAACTGCTTGCAAACACTGTTCAAGCCTAACCCTTAACACTACTCACGTGGGGAGAAGGCCGAGGGAGGCCCTCCTAATGTCACCCCGGCCCTCCGCGAAGCCTTTGA contains:
- the lysM gene encoding HTH-type transcriptional regulator LysM codes for the protein MQGQQKPSIDEIDMKLLRLLRDNARMSYVRLAQELGLSESAVRKRITKLIKTGVIKKFTIVYDTGSEIRAFILVRTQPPVSVPEVSKKILSLDLVEAVYEVTGDYDILVMVRGEKIDDVNKCIDYIRSIPGVSGTNSMIVLRQWV